The proteins below come from a single Lodderomyces elongisporus chromosome 3, complete sequence genomic window:
- the HST7 gene encoding mitogen-activated protein kinase kinase: MTSNSPQQDPSDPELLEAKTLKRKNFKQLSLNSPVSSQSSNTYEPRMEDDPIDRIRAPRSLRSTRQRPAPILNLPNHPSLETNAPAEIDNKITAQSGCLGLRTTPASGEIVSQVVNRPSLNQPTLSTSRSRPMGTSTIPASSTTSTILNINRSNRGVDPEQHSSTDEMINQISNLDLQSRQNPSGNAPTASGRKRQTIISSISPTKSSTTSPSEYKPQVVETIIENQSSPIATTTGLDLRNQDLLTLKQLGSGNSGSVSKVLHIPSQKTMAKKIIHVDSKSVIQTQIIRELRILHECSSPYIIEFYGAFLNNNNTIVICMEYCNCGSLDKIVQLCDYKQFPLFVLKKLSYAILSGLSYLYTKHKIIHRDIKPNNVLMTHKGEFKLCDFGVSRELTNSLAMADTFVGTSMYMSPERIQGLNYGVKSDVWSMGLMLIELASGSPVWQDDDDDDDDEEEEEDFTNNHKNNSEEKYGKEKEGGFAKCQDSLRQKTAKNTFKGPEGILDLLQRIVNEPAPSLRNKINSVTKVPYDVQLTKFIDLCLIKNDGDRRSPWQLLENSGGFLNGVAEGKYDSEHKMWAKRIRKLSKEKHGAD; the protein is encoded by the coding sequence ATGACATCCAATTCACCTCAGCAAGATCCATCAGATCCAGAATTACTTGAAGCAAAGAcattgaaaaggaaaaacttTAAACAGCTATCACTCAACTCACCTGTGTCATCGCAGTCATCAAACACTTATGAACCCCGCATGGAGGATGATCCAATAGATAGAATAAGAGCACCAAGATCGTTGCGACTGACTCGACAACGACCGGCTCCAATTTTGAACTTGCCCAACCACCCTTCCTTAGAAACCAATGCGCCAGCAGAGAttgataataaaataacCGCACAATCGGGATGTTTAGGACTTAGAACAACGCCTGCCAGTGGGGAGATTGTCAGTCAAGTGGTGAATCGGCCTAGCTTAAACCAACCAACATTATCAACATCAAGATCAAGACCAATGGGCACTTCGACAATACCAgcatcttcaacaacatcaacaattcTTAATATCAACCGCAGTAATCGAGGTGTTGACCCTGAGCAGCACTCTTCAACCGATGAAATGATAAACCAGATATCAAATTTAGACTTACAGAGCCGGCAAAATCCGCTGGGCAATGCACCTACGGCTCTGGGGCGGAAACGACAAACAATCATATCATCCATCTCTCCAACAAAATCAAGTACTACTTCGCCACTGGAATATAAACCGCAAGTGGTTGAAACAATTATTGAAAACCAATCGTCACCTATTGCTACAACCACGGGTCTCGATTTACGTAATCAGGACTTGCTTACTTTGAAGCAATTGGGGCTGGGCAACTCCGGCTCCGTTTCCAAAGTACTTCACATCCCATCTCAAAAGACAATGGCAAAGAAAATCATCCACGTTGACTCAAAATCCGTTATCCAAACACAAATCATTAGAGAGTTGCGTATCTTGCATGAATGTTCATCTCCGTACATCATAGAGTTTTACGGCGCATTCctcaataataacaataccaTTGTTATCTGTATGGAGTACTGCAACTGTGGATCACTAGACAAGATTGTACAACTTTGCGACTACAAGCAGTTTCCGCTTTTTGTGCTCAAAAAACTCTCTTATGCCATACTATCCGGATTATCGTATTTGTACACCAAGCACAAGATCATCCATCGCGATATCAAGCCAAACAATGTGTTGATGACGCACAAAGGTGAGTTTAAACTTTGCGACTTTGGTGTTTCAAGAGAATTGACAAACTCGTTGGCTATGGCAGATACATTTGTAGGTACATCGATGTATATGTCGCCCGAGCGTATTCAAGGTTTGAATTATGGTGTAAAATCTGATGTATGGTCCATGGggttgatgttgattgAATTGGCCAGCGGTAGTCCTGTATGgcaagatgatgatgatgatgatgatgatgaggaagaagaagaagattttacaaacaaccacaaaaacaacagtGAAGAAAAGTATggtaaagaaaaggaggGTGGGTTTGCCAAATGTCAAGATAGTTTGCGCCAAAAGACTGCAAAAAATACTTTTAAGGGCCCAGAAGGTATATTGGACCTTTTACAAAGGATTGTAAATGAACCAGCTCCTTCATTGCGAAATAAGATCAACTCAGTGACAAAAGTACCTTATGATGTACAGTTGACAAAGTTTATTGATTTGTGTTTGATCAAGAATGACGGAGATCGGAGGTCACCATGGCAATTACTTGAGAATCTGGGTGGGTTCCTTAATGGTGTAGCAGAAGGTAAGTACGATTCCGAACACAAGATGTGGGCTAAGCGAATAAGAAAACTtagcaaagaaaagcatGGAGCAgattaa
- the HGT3 gene encoding Ribulose bisphosphate carboxylase large chain, with the protein MEPNMGQQKHLQQSPQSPGQQQQQSSQQQHLLPHEHVQIKESFLVGKALLNFTSIFVSLGVFLFGFEQGLMSSLITNNYFKYYFNDPSPSQIGIMIAILEIGALFSSFVAGRVGDLVGRKRTIRYGSFIFVIGAAIQAFAPNIFILSGGRFIGGVAIGFLTTIVPIYQSEISPPSDRGFYACAEFTGNIVGYAASIWVDYGFSFVDSDYSWKSPLLVQLGMGVLLWLGTFIIVETPRWLLNHDHDLEGMIVIADMYADGDVEDDHAKSEYRQIKEGVLIDRIEGGERSYEYLFKKYAKRLSVACFGLMFSQLNGINLISYYAPMIFESAGWVGRKAIFMTGINSIVYVASTIPPWYLVDSWGRKPLLMSGALLMGSTLYIAGWSLHLNNDQTAVIVVTCIIIANAAFGYSWGGIGWLLPAEILPLSVRSKGAAIATATNWLSNFIVGLASPILLDQIKWKTYLIPATSCVISFFAVWYLFPETKGLSLEEMGSVFDDKSSIFSYHASGSVGEGASSSSIRNYGAISERRLSGTPNNIDSPQLDNSVQTAASMQRNPATMRPELDNIITGASANLIPTLQSGPGSGPGSGSGSGSASNLGTGSSGNIKPIKSDAGSISSEGLPDANAIIQEIEPPSLGDILKFKAQEAKKPYFLTKWWSYKDESKPSEVDEHSRLV; encoded by the coding sequence ATGGAACCAAACATGGGCCAACAAAAACACTTGCAACAGTCACCGCAACTGCCagggcagcagcagcagcagctgctgcaacaacagcatctTCTCCCACATGAACATGTCCAAATCAAGGAAAGCTTTTTGGTTGGCAAAGCGCTTCTCAACTTTACATCAATCTTTGTGTCGTTGGGAGTATTCCTCTTTGGATTCGAACAGGGTCTTATGTCGTCATTGATCACCAACAACTACTTCAAATACTACTTCAACGACCCTTCTCCATCTCAAATTGGTATAATGATAGCCATCTTGGAGATTGGTGCTTTATTCTCCTCATTTGTCGCTGGCCGTGTTGGTGACCTTGTCGgtagaaaaagaaccatCAGATACGGCTCATTCATATTTGTTATCGGCGCAGCAATCCAAGCTTTTGCCCCCAATATTTTCATATTGAGCGGCGGCAGGTTCATTGGTGGTGTGGCCATTGGATTCCTCACCACAATTGTCCCCATTTACCAATCCGAAATCAGTCCTCCCTCTGATCGTGGGTTTTATGCATGTGCCGAATTCACCGGTAACATTGTTGGATATGCAGCCAGTATTTGGGTTGATTACGGCTTTTCCTTTGTGGATAGCGACTACAGCTGGAAATCACCGCTTTTGGTGCAATTGGGTATGGGCGTGCTACTTTGGTTGGGAACTTTTATCATTGTTGAGACTCCACGTTGGTTATTAAACCATGACCATGATTTGGAAGGAATGATTGTTATTGCAGACATGTACGCCGACGGCGACGTTGAAGACGACCACGCCAAGAGTGAGTATAGACAAATCAAAGAAGGTGTGTTGATTGATAGAATTGAGGGTGGCGAAAGATCGTACGAGtatttattcaaaaaatACGCCAAACGATTATCTGTGGCTTGCTTTGGACTCATGTTTTCACAGTTGAATGGTATAAATTTGATTTCCTACTACGCGCCAATGATTTTTGAAAGTGCCGGATGGGTCGGACGCAAAGCTATTTTTATGACGGGTATCAATTCGATAGTGTACGTGGCAAGCACCATCCCACCATGGTATTTAGTGGACTCGTGGGGAAGAAAGCCATTGCTCATGTCCGGTGCATTATTAATGGGCTCAACCTTGTATATAGCCGGTTGGTCGTTGCATCTCAATAATGATCAAACAGCAGTGATTGTAGTTACGTGTATCATTATCGCCAATGCAGCGTTTGGATACTCATGGGGTGGAATTGGATGGCTCTTGCCTGCAGAGATTTTACCATTATCAGTGCGTTCGAAAGGAGCAGCCATTGCTACAGCAACAAACTGGCTTTCCAATTTCATTGTTGGTCTTGCATCACCTATATTGTTGGACCAAATCAAATGGAAAACATACTTGATTCCAGCAACATCCTgtgttatttctttttttgccgTGTGGTACTTGTTCCCCGAGACAAAAGGATTATCATTAGAAGAAATGGGATCTGTATTTGACGACAAATCATCTATTTTCTCTTACCACGCTTCAGGAAGTGTTGGAGAGGGCgctagcagcagcagtattCGGAACTATGGTGCAATCTCTGAAAGAAGACTCTCGGGCACACCCAACAATATTGACTCACCACAACTTGATAACAGTGTTCAAACCGCAGCATCGATGCAGAGAAACCCAGCAACCATGCGTCCAGAATTGGACAATATAATTACTGGTGCTAGTGCAAATCTCATACCTACATTACAGTCGGGCCCTGGCTCAGGTCCTGGCTCTGGCTCAGGTTCAGGTTCAGCTTCTAACTTGGGTACTGGTCTGTCTGGCAATATAAAGCCAATCAAATCAGATGCTGGATCCATTTCATCAGAAGGTTTGCCCGATGCAAATGCAATCATCCAAGAGATTGAGCCACCATCACTAGGTGACATATTGAAATTCAAGGCCCAAGAGGCCAAAAAGCCATACTTTTTGACTAAATGGTGGCTGTATAAAGATGAATCCAAACCATCAGAAGTTGATGAACATAGTAGATTAGTTTAG